In the Thunnus thynnus chromosome 24, fThuThy2.1, whole genome shotgun sequence genome, TGAGCTTAAGAAGTGCtggtagggtttttttttttactttggaaagagccaggctagctgtttccccctgctttcattctttatgctaagctaagctaatcttCTCACCTAACTTTCAGCAAGAAGGTGGAAttagcatatttcccaaaatatcaaactattcctttaatagaCTGTAGCTCAAACGTTGAGTGAAATTTGTTTCAGTGCGCATTAGATGCCAAAACCTTCTACGTCTCCATTTTTCCCATCATGCTCGTCTACTCTCCCTGGTAACCTCAACAACCACCCCTCAAAACCTACATGTCCAACTGCTCTATCCCCAGTTGACAACAACGTAACGGTACATAAAAAACATCCCTTCTGTACATAGAAAATATATACACTACCTTTTGACTAGACTAACGACAATGTGTTCAGAAACTCCTTTTATTAAAAGTGACGTTTGTTCTTTCTTTGTGTCACGTCTTTTTATTCTTCTGAAACCCGTGAAAGTGTGCGCAACGTAAACGGCATGCGGTGGTCAAAGACTCCGGTGTGAAACTGCgcttgttttttgattttttagttttttcttcacAGCGGAGCTCGGACGCGTGaaactaaataaatgataacAGATGAGGGGCGATCAAAGGAGTCGGAAATAGAGACACAGAgggataaagagagaaagagatggactCGCGCTGAAGCAGCTTGTTGAGTCATGGCCATGGGACTTGCAGGTCGTAGGTACCCAcaaggtatgtgtgtgtgtaagtgtgtgtgtgtgtgtgtgtgggtgcataAAAGTGTGACAGATtgcttttgtgtctgtgtgcttttATCAAGTgcgccactgtgtgtgtgaatgtgtttctcAATCTTCTCTGAATCTGAGTATACATGTATGCAGACATGTCTTTCTATAGTGTGTATGTGCTTTTGCGTACTGATGTGTGTGTAAGctgacaagtgtgtgtgtcagagtgagGACTCATACTGCAGCAGTTCATACAGCAGGGGTCCATCTCGGTAGCGGATGCCCACAGCGGCCGGCGTTATGTACTGCAGGATGTTTATAGTCCTCCGCAGGCGCCTGTCTACGTAGTGAGCGTCCCACGCCGGATAACGCTTCCTGGGCATGTCGATCTTTATAAGCGGGCCCTCAGGCTTGGCGGTGGGAGGTACTGACCTCACTTGGAAGACAGGAAGACACGTCTCGGCCACATCCTCCTCTGTCAGTGACTTGGTCATGTGGGCTGGGGTGGGCGGGGCTGTGGGCGGGGCTGACGGGGGCAGCGGTAGACCCCATAGCAGCTGGGCGCAGCAAGACGAGGCGGGGCTTGGCTGGAGGTGGGCAATGGCAGGGTGCAGAAAGCCATAGTACAGCAGCATGACCAGGACCCCACCGGCGAACGTCAGGTAGACGCTGCACAGTGCTGGGACAGCGTAGGAGTCGGTCAGCACTGGGTCCCTGTAGGCGTACCTGCAGTTTTATGAATATAATAGTAAATCACTTTGCTCCTCATACTTACCTTCTAACTTCTTACGTTTCTTCTTCCTGCTTTAAAAGTGTAACAAAAGATTGCCCttcacacctacacacatttgataattcagttttaaagttttaaacaaATCACAGTAAAACACCAAAGCCATCAGAGTGTTTTACTGCTGCTCTGTTAATGCTCCTCACACAAATTTTCAGAGCTGTCCCATCCACATGAAATCCCATTCCCTTCCTGGTCTTCCTTGGACTTAATATGAGGAACCCCTACTGGACATTTTCATGGACTTACTTCCTGGCACTCATCtcttgaaatatattttatacagcTCATTTTGTTGGTCTTCTTATATCTAAATCAAACTTACTGTAACTCTACTGTTAGATtgtatttctgttattgtttttgtaaatgccTTTTTCCCATCTACAGCTTCTGTTGCATACCAAGTTGCCGAAGGAGGGGGGAACCTTGTTTGAATTGCCTCTCTTGggatttcttctgtttttattcctAAGGTACTGAGGTTTTTTCTTCCTTATCTTAGTACATTGCATGCAACAAATAAATTTGACATCTTTTACGTGTCAAGATTTCCTTCATGATATTGCATTTGTTGCATCTAGGTTCAAGATGTAAGAAAATGCCACTTGGATTAACTCACCACAGTCCAGTGAGGATGGTGTTCTCTGCCAACACCACGATGTAGTACGCTACCATTCTGTAGCGCGTCCGGCCCTCCTTCACGTTAAACCAGCAGAAGATGTAGACAATGCCAACCACCATATTGAAGAGCACCTCCTCCCACTTGGACATACAGAAGTCGGTGCCACCGTGCACCACCCAGAAGGCCATGGCGCACCAGTGGACCACTACGAAGATGCCGAAGTAGATGTGAAAGAGCGAGGCGAAGAGGGCGAGTGAGAGGACGCGGGATGAGATGGTGAAGAGGCGCCAGAAGAGGTGTAGCAGCGCCCCGCGATAACTCATGCTGCGCTGGTCATCACGCGAGTCCCGCAGCAGTTTGTGGTAGGAGGCCAGAACCCAGGCGAGTGACAGGAGGGAGGCGAGGGAGGAGATGCCTACAGGGAGAGACAGTGCAGGGTtacaagaggagaaaaagagaagagaggtggatgatgtggatgctttttttttgtttgagtgaCTCAATCAGAATAAAGTTGAATCAGAGTTTTAAGGTTTCAGAAACAAAAGTTGAGTTGGCACAAAATTATGTTGAGTCAATGGGGGCGATCTGTGTAATAAAGTGAGCACATCCTTAGGTAAGAGGTAGTGTGTGACAGGAAAGAAACATTTGGTAAAGACAATTAAAAGTATGAGTCTCAActacaaagttatttttaatgttcctgctgctgtgtggatCCACCCCCTGTGCTAGTCACATATTTGCATTAAAGTAGAAGGTGTCACAAAACTCCAGCGTGATAGGAATGAATAACACCAGTGGGTGGCCTCCTAGATGATACATTTCCTGGATGAATAAGGAAGAGGAGGCTGATGGACTTTGGCTAGCACATCCCCCGGACACTTATGATAGTGCTCTCTGGGACAACGTGAACAAAAAAACCATTGTGTGAAAATCCAAAAGCAGCACCATCTGCAGTCACAAATTACTGAGCATGATGTGTGCAAATTGCTAATTACTGTTTATGCAGCTGTTGATTTGTATGTGCTTTGTGCTCTACATGAAATCAtggtgtgtttgtcagtgtgtcaggAAGTTGGTAGTGTTCATGAGGAACTGGTTTCCCTGGCTTTTCAGACCCCCTGTGCAGTAATCTGGAGAACTGAAGCCAGTGTAATTGGCGCTCCACCTACACTGCAGCGTCTCGGCTCGGTTCTCCTGGATCATGATGCAGAGCTGCAGGACCAGCTGAGGTGCAGACTCCAGGAAAGTCTCCAGCAGCCGCAGCATGTTGACGTCTGCGTATTCGAACATCATGGCCCAGTACCAGCGTCGCTGGTGCTCCTTCTGCCGGCGTGACATGACGCCCAGATACAGCGTCCTGATATACCTGTAGGGGATCAGAGGTAAGAGCGctaattaataacaataacataaatCCTTCCAGTCTATACTTTtcaatgtcatttgttttctttctcactaATTATGTGTTTTGCCTGCTTGAAACTTCCGTTTTAAACTCCATGTGTGTGAACGTCATATTCATGAAGCTCTGATAATGAGCTACACCTGCTGGTCTGACAATCTGACTTGATGAACTTCACCTGATGAGCAGCAATGAGCATTAATgcaaacagttaaaacaaagCAAGCGCTGCAATGATTTCTCGGTCACTCAATCGACAGGAAATTTACtggcaactattctgataattgaaaaaatgtcattttatgagCAAAAAAGTATTTGCTGAGGTGTGATGAGCTGATGCTATTCCTCATGGTGTATGATAATAACCTTAATGGGTTTGTTGgtctgataaaaacacaatttctttgaaaatgtcaccttggCTTCTGCAAAATTTTTatagctgcaaagattagttgATTCGTCAGTCGACCGAAAATTAATCGGCATCTAtcttgataatcaattaatcgctttaaatttgaaattctttggtttcagcttcttaaatgtgtatattttgtgGATTCTTTAGTTCTCTATGATAGTAGGCTGAATATCTTTGCTGTGGattgttggtcgggacaaaacaagagatttGAGGTTGTATCTTGGGCTTTGTGAAACGgtgataaacatttttcaccattttctaacattttatagaccaaacaactaattgattaatccagaaaataacaacagatttaaacaataatgaaaataatggttagttgcagccctaaaactTATAGTGgccattttcactattttctgacatttttagacAAAACGACTGATGGaataaacaggaaaataattgtcagattaaacaacaatgaaacaatcattagttgcaactCTAATGCATCTAATGGGTACAGTGACAAGTATCAAGATGAAAAAAGCTGCTTATTGAAACAAGCAGTAAAtaagaaaattcaaattttgaacaTTTGACTTGTGTAGAATTCCATCATGTTATTGATCTGTATGTTACTGGGAATAGTGGCAAAACAAATGTTCTACTTGGAAATTCCACATATATGTAATTCAAGAGATGAAGATGCTGATAAAGATGATAAAGTCATCAAGAAATTCTGTTAAAAATTGCTATCAAAATATGATTTGCGATTTAGACATTTATAGACGTTCAACAACCATCTGATGGTCTTGTGAATGCAACCCATCAATACAAAAACTACATGATACCACATTATATAGTaatttgacaaataaaacaaatacaattgtAAAAGGAATTAGCCCTACTGAACCTGTGCTATAAATATTTTGAGGCT is a window encoding:
- the xkr6a gene encoding XK-related protein 6, with the translated sequence MAAQSDGGKAGVGCGGGGSGFAQLYDVDAEEPLDSAAIHICQCCRSSACYWGCRSACLGSLLGGGQPAGGVGIRETHCPPREQLWLDCLWIILALLVFFWDVGTDLCLAVDYYRRQDYLWFGLTLFFVLVPSVLVQILSFRWFVQDYTGGGLGEVEGLTKRGAVALGCLYPGRDRLQLATIWLWQATIHILQLGQVWRYIRTLYLGVMSRRQKEHQRRWYWAMMFEYADVNMLRLLETFLESAPQLVLQLCIMIQENRAETLQCISSLASLLSLAWVLASYHKLLRDSRDDQRSMSYRGALLHLFWRLFTISSRVLSLALFASLFHIYFGIFVVVHWCAMAFWVVHGGTDFCMSKWEEVLFNMVVGIVYIFCWFNVKEGRTRYRMVAYYIVVLAENTILTGLWYAYRDPVLTDSYAVPALCSVYLTFAGGVLVMLLYYGFLHPAIAHLQPSPASSCCAQLLWGLPLPPSAPPTAPPTPAHMTKSLTEEDVAETCLPVFQVRSVPPTAKPEGPLIKIDMPRKRYPAWDAHYVDRRLRRTINILQYITPAAVGIRYRDGPLLYELLQYESSL